The Halobacterium hubeiense genome contains the following window.
ACCTCGACGTCCCCTCCGGCCACGAGAAGGACCGCGCGAACCGCCACCTCCGCCCGGGCGAGATTCGCCACAAGGCCGAAATCGTCGAGCGGGTCACCGAGCGCGTGAAAGACCGCGCGGACGTCGCCTTCGACTGCCACTGGACGTTCTCCGGCGGCTCCGCGAAGCGCCTCGCCAGCGAGCTCGAGGAGTACGACGTGTGGTGGCTCGAAGACCCCGTGCCGCCGGAGAACCTCGAAGTGCAGGAGGAGGTCACGAAGTCCACGACGACGCCCATCGCGGTCGGCGAGAACCGCTACCGCGTCACCGAGGAGCGCCGCCTCATCGAGAATCAGGCCGTGGACATCGTCGCGCCCGACCTCCCGAAGGTCGGCGGGATGCGCGAGACCCAGAAGATTGCGGACGTCGCGAACCAGTACTACGTCCCGGTCGCGATGCACAACGTCTCCTCGCCGGTCGCGACGATGGCGAGCGCGCACGTCGGCGCCGCCATCCCGAACAGCCTCGCCGTCGAGTACCACTCCTACGAACTCGACTGGTGGAGCGACCTCGTCGAGGAGGACGTCATCGAGGACGGCTCCATCACCGTCCCCGAGAAGCCCGGCCTCGGCCTCACCCTCGACATGGACGCCGTCGAGGAGCACATGGTCGACGGCGAGACGCTGTTCGACGAAGCGTAGCTTCGTCGTGCTCGACAGACGAGCGTAGCGAGCCTGTCGGCGTTCGACCCCAGCGGGGTCGAGCGAGTGAGTCGCAGCGCGAACGCAGTGAGCGACCGTCTCACTACGTTCGACGAAGCGTGAGCTTCATCGAGCACGCCGAGCAAATATCGGCAGCGCCGTCTCTCGTTCTGTCGCGTCACTCCGCAATCGTCACGGGTTCGAGGCCGCGTTCGACAAGTTCCGCTTCGATGCCGTCGATTCGCGGAGCGATTGCATCGGGGTCGTGGCTGTCGGTGCCGACGGTGACCTCGACGCCGCGGTCGGCGAGCGTGTCGAGGAACGCGGGCGCGGGATGGAACTCGCCGTAGTCCCCGAGCAGGCGGCCGGCGTTGATTTCGGGGACGGTGCGCGAGCGTGCGAACGCGTCGGCGACGCGCTCGTAGTGGTCGTCGGTGGCGAGCCCGCGGAGGTGGCGGTTGCGCTCGACGAGGTCGGGGTGGGCGGCGATTTCGAACAGCTCGGCGTCGGCGAGCGCGACGAGCTTCTCGAAGTAGCGGTCGACCAGCTCGCGGCGGGTCGCCGCCGAGAGGTCGGCGAAGTGCGACTCGAAGTGGACGTTCACGCCGTCGAGGTCGTGGACGCTGCCGACGGCGTAGTCGAAGTCGGCGTCGTCGAGGAACGCCGCGACCTCGGCCTCGTGGTCGGGGTGGTAGTCCATCTCGACGGCGTCGAACACCTCGACGGCCGCGTCCTCGCGGGCGTCGGCGATGGCTTCCCGGCGGCGCTCGTGCGTGATGTCGAGGTTGAACCCGAGCGCGCGGCGGTGGCGGCGGGCGTCGTCGGCGGGGAAGACGTTGCAGTGGTCGGCGATGCCGACGCCGTCGAGCCCGGCGGCTTCGGCGGCCTCCACCATGCGTCGGAGGAAGTCCCCGTCCGAGTAGTTCGAGTGGACGTGGTAGTCGTACACACCTCTCGTTGTGTCCGCCCGTGACACGTAAGTTGCGGACGCGTGCGACTACTCCACAGGGTTCGGTCGTCCCGGCGAGCCCCGCGTCGCAGTCACTCCTCGACGGTTCGGTCGCGCACGACGAGCACGGGCGCGACCGCGCCCTCCGCGACGCGCTCGGTCTCGTCGCCGAACAGCGCCGCGAACAGCGACTCGCCGCCCGCGCCCATGACGATGATGTCGAACTCGCCGGAGCGCTCGACGATGCTGCGGATGGGGTACTCCGAGGCGGTGACTTCGGTGGTCACCTGGTCGGCGGGGAGCCCGCGGTCGGCGAGCGTCTCGCGGACGTACGCGACGGCCTCGTCGGCGTCGAAGTCGCCGCTTGGCTCCGCGATGCCCCAGAGCGTGACGGTGCCTTCGGTGCCGACGAGCAGGGTGGCGACGAGGTCCGCGAGCCGGTCGGCGTCGACGGTGCCCCGAACCGGGACGACGACGTCGTGGATTTCGCCGACGGGGTTCGGGAGGAGGACGGCGGTCGCGCCGACGTCTTCGGCGACGCGCTCGACGGTCTGGTCGCGGTCGTGCGTGAACGCGACCCGGGTCTGGACGTCGCGGCCAGCGGCGCGGAACGTCTCCGCGAGGTCCTCGACGGCCTCCTGCGCGCGGTCCTCGAACTGCATGCTCGCCTGCTCGGTCGGCGTCTGCTCGGGGAGGACGTGATAGCCCAGCACGACGACGTTCGCGGGCGCGAGGAACGCCGCCAGCGACTCCGAGATGGACTCGCCCTCAAGCACTTGCACGGGCACGAGCACGCGCGGCGGCTCGCGGACGTGCAGCGATTCGTCGTCGGTCGTGAGCGCGGGTTCGTCGTCCGTCATCAGAGGACCCCCTTGAGTCGCACGTCGCTGGCGTAGTACTTGTACCACCCGGCGGCCGCGGCCATGATGGCGAGCCCGATTACCTGGGAGGCGCGCTGCATGAACCCGATGAGGCCGAAGCTCGCGACCGCGCCGACG
Protein-coding sequences here:
- a CDS encoding mandelate racemase/muconate lactonizing enzyme family protein yields the protein MGIDYSDLHDPNAEYTMRELSAETMGADRERPAPRDLEITDVQTTMVDGNFPWTLVRVYTDAGVVGTGEAYWGAGVPELIERMKPFVIGENPLDIDRLFEHLVQKMSGEGSVEGVTVTAISGIEIALHDLAGKVLDVPAYQLLGGKYRDDVRVYCDCHTEAEADPEACADEAERVVEELGYDALKFDLDVPSGHEKDRANRHLRPGEIRHKAEIVERVTERVKDRADVAFDCHWTFSGGSAKRLASELEEYDVWWLEDPVPPENLEVQEEVTKSTTTPIAVGENRYRVTEERRLIENQAVDIVAPDLPKVGGMRETQKIADVANQYYVPVAMHNVSSPVATMASAHVGAAIPNSLAVEYHSYELDWWSDLVEEDVIEDGSITVPEKPGLGLTLDMDAVEEHMVDGETLFDEA
- a CDS encoding PHP domain-containing protein → MYDYHVHSNYSDGDFLRRMVEAAEAAGLDGVGIADHCNVFPADDARRHRRALGFNLDITHERRREAIADAREDAAVEVFDAVEMDYHPDHEAEVAAFLDDADFDYAVGSVHDLDGVNVHFESHFADLSAATRRELVDRYFEKLVALADAELFEIAAHPDLVERNRHLRGLATDDHYERVADAFARSRTVPEINAGRLLGDYGEFHPAPAFLDTLADRGVEVTVGTDSHDPDAIAPRIDGIEAELVERGLEPVTIAE
- a CDS encoding universal stress protein, with the translated sequence MTDDEPALTTDDESLHVREPPRVLVPVQVLEGESISESLAAFLAPANVVVLGYHVLPEQTPTEQASMQFEDRAQEAVEDLAETFRAAGRDVQTRVAFTHDRDQTVERVAEDVGATAVLLPNPVGEIHDVVVPVRGTVDADRLADLVATLLVGTEGTVTLWGIAEPSGDFDADEAVAYVRETLADRGLPADQVTTEVTASEYPIRSIVERSGEFDIIVMGAGGESLFAALFGDETERVAEGAVAPVLVVRDRTVEE